In Amaranthus tricolor cultivar Red isolate AtriRed21 chromosome 3, ASM2621246v1, whole genome shotgun sequence, a single window of DNA contains:
- the LOC130809217 gene encoding U-box domain-containing protein 45-like: MDIAELEENLFAISDAKLHGGMCKILSNIYCKVLNIFPALEAARPRSKSGIQALCSLHVALEKARNLLQHCSECSKLYLAITGDSVVLKFEKTKCALMDSLKRVEDIVPQSIGCQVQQIVSELDETVFSLDPSEKQVGDDIIVLLQQGRKFDDNSNDNSELESFHQAASRLGITSSRTALAERRSLKKLIEKARIEEDKRKESIVAYLLHLMRKYSKLFRSDLGDDQDSQGSGPCSPTVQGSSEDGLACNGRAFDRQLSKISSFNFRPSFSFRAIRKSDHVPVPPEELRCPISLQLMFDPVIVASGQTYERICIEKWFSDGHNTCPKTQQQLSHRCLTPNYCVKGLIASWCEQNGVTIPCAPPDSLDLNYWRLALSDRESTQCRYEDSTNSGNMKGAEVVIHENNIIEEIEGNEGESTGEQDDGENVFRKCENFLTILQGEEDLRTKLKVAEQIRGLLKDDEEARMFMGAHGFVEVLVGFVKFALSERNDLALEVGAMALFNLAVNNNRNKELMLHAQVIPVLEEMVADPDSHGLAAALYLNLSCLDEAKPVIGSSKAVSFLIKLLVTKTDPQWKLDALHALFNISTCPSNIPNLLQSGIINGLLLLLVEPRDPTWTEKSIAVLINLASNNTAKDAISIAPRLVSALASIMDMGEPIEQEQAVSCLLVLCNGNDKCCQMVLQEGVIPSLVSIQVNGTARGREKAQKLLMLFREQRQRESSPQPVNRSPSVREFTAHVQPPDLKPLSKSISEKVLPLLEQKPLGKAASRRKMGKTFSFFGKRKTVSGPQL, from the exons ATGGATATTGCAGAGTTGGAAGAAAATCTATTTGCAATTAGTGATGCCAAG TTACATGGAGGCATGTGCAAGATTCTATCCAATATATACTGTAAAGTCTTGAATATATTTCCGGCTCTTGAAGCGGCACGCCCACGCAGTAAATCAGGAATACAAGCATTATGTTCTCTGCACGTGGCGCTTGAAAAAGCGAGAAATCTCTTACAACATTGTTCAGAGTGTAGCAAATTATACCTG GCTATAACGGGAGATTCTGTAGTTTTGAAGTTCGAGAAGACAAAATGTGCACTTATGGACAGTCTTAAACGAGTAGAAGATATTGTTCCACAATCTATTGGTTGTCAG GTTCAACAGATTGTTAGTGAATTGGACGAGACCGTTTTCTCCCTTGATCCGTCAGAGAAACAAGTTGGCGATGACATAATTGTGTTGCTCCAGCAGGGTAGAAAATTCGATGACAATTCTAATGACAATAGTGAACTTGAGTCTTTCCACCAAGCGGCATCTAGACTTGGTATAACTTCTTCTCGTACTGCTCTTGCCGAAAGACGATCTCTTAAGAAACTCATAGAGAAAGCTCGAATAGAGGAAGACAAGCGGAAAGAATCAATTGTGGCCTACCTTTTACATCTTATGCGGAAATATTCAAAGTTGTTTAGAAGTGATTTGGGTGACGATCAGGATTCCCAAGGTTCTGGACCTTGTTCACCCACAGTCCAAGGATCTTCTGAAGACGGTCTTGCTTGCAACGGAAGGGCATTTGACCGTCAACTATCAAAAATTAGTTCTTTTAATTTTAGGCCGTCTTTCTCTTTTAGGGCGATTAGGAAATCTGATCACGTACCTGTTCCACCGGAAGAACTCAGATGTCCAATCTCATTGCAACTCATGTTTGACCCAGTCATCGTTGCATCGGGACAGACATACGAAAGGATTTGCATTGAGAAGTGGTTCAGTGATGGGCATAATACATGCCCTAAGACCCAGCAACAACTCTCTCATCGCTGTTTGACTCCTAATTATTGCGTAAAGGGCCTTATTGCTAGCTGGTGCGAGCAAAATGGTGTTACTATTCCTTGTGCGCCTCCCGATTCTCTCGATCTAAATTACTGGAGGCTCGCATTGTCGGATAGGGAGTCAACACAGTGTAGGTACGAGGACAGTACCAATTCGGGAAACATGAAGGGGGCCGAGGTGGtaattcatgaaaataacatCATTGAAGAGATTGAAGGGAATGAAGGTGAAAGTACGGGTGAGCAGGATGATGGCGAAAATGTTTTTCGTAAATGTGAGAACTTTTTGACTATTTTACAAGGGGAGGAAGATTTGAGAACCAAGCTGAAAGTCGCAGAGCAGATACGAGGGTTGttaaaagatgatgaagaagcaAGGATGTTTATGGGTGCCCATGGGTTTGTTGAAGTGCTTGTCGGCTTTGTCAAATTTGCACTTAGTGAAAGGAATGATTTGGCCTTGGAGGTGGGAGCAATGGCACTCTTCAATCTTGCTGTTAACAATAACAG AAATAAGGAGTTAATGTTACACGCACAGGTCATCCCTGTGCTGGAGGAGATGGTTGCGGATCCTGATTCTCATGGATTGGCAGCTGCTCTCTATCTAAACCTTTCATGCCTAGATGAAGCAAAACCCGTGATCGGTTCAAGCAAGGCAGTTTCCTTTTTAATCAAGCTTCTCGTTACCAAAACCGATCCACAATGGAAACTGGACGCTCTTCATGCTCTATTTAACATTTCAACGTGCCCATCCAATATTCCGAATCTCCTTCAATCGGGTATAATCAATGGTTTACTTCTGCTTCTGGTTGAACCCCGAGATCCGACATGGACTGAAAAGTCAATTGCCGTTCTAATAAACTTGGCATCAAACAATACGGCAAAAGATGCAATCTCAATAGCCCCTAGACTTGTAAGCGCACTTGCTTCTATAATGGACATGGGCGAGCCTATCGAGCAAGAACAAGCCGTTTCATGTCTGTTGGTTCTGTGCAACGGTAATGACAAGTGCTGTCAAATGGTTTTACAAGAAGGGGTAATTCCGTCCTTGGTATCAATTCAAGTCAACGGGACAGCTCGAGGGCGAGAGAAGGCTCAGAAGCTTCTGATGCTATTCCGGGAGCAGAGGCAGCGGGAATCATCTCCTCAACCAGTAAACCGTTCTCCTTCAGTGCGAGAATTTACAGCTCACGTCCAGCCTCCGGACCTTAAGCCACTAAGTAAATCGATCAGTGAGAAGGTACTGCCACTCCTCGAACAGAAGCCCCTCGGCAAAGCAGCTTCACGAAGGAAAATGGGTAAGACGTTTAGTTTCTTTGGGAAACGAAAGACCGTCTCAGGTCCTCAGTTATAA
- the LOC130809216 gene encoding OVARIAN TUMOR DOMAIN-containing deubiquitinating enzyme 4-like isoform X1 has product MELDSVSLSLVSVLLIHPFFHIHCCLFRAVVHGSCLIRGKPAPSESLQKKLADELRDKVVDELIKRRKDTEWYLEDEFDRYVCQMRQKHVWGGEPELLMASHVLKMPITVYMLEKKSNDLKTIAEYGQEYGRQNTVYVLYHGYGHYDALKSNP; this is encoded by the exons ATGGAATTGGATTCTGTCTCCTTATCATTGGTGTCTGTTCTTCTCATTCACCCATTTTTTCACATCCACTG TTGTTTATTTCGGGCTGTGGTTCATGGTTCTTGTCTGATAAGAGGGAAGCCAGCTCCAAGTGAGAGTCTCCAAAAGAAACTTGCAGATGAACTTAGGGACAAG GTTGTTGATGAACTAATCAAGAGACGTAAAGATACTGAATG GTATCTTGAAGATGAGTTCGACAGATATGTCTGTCAGATGAGACAAAAACATGTTTGGGGTGGAGAACCTGAGCTTCTCATGGCCTCACATGTGCTAAA GATGCCCATCACAGTTTACATGCTTGAAAAGAAATCCAACGACCTCAAAACTATAGCAGAATATGGACAAGAGTATGGAAGACAGAATACAGTCTACGTTCTTTATCATGGCTATGGTCATTATGATGCATTGAAGAGCAATCCCTAG
- the LOC130809216 gene encoding OVARIAN TUMOR DOMAIN-containing deubiquitinating enzyme 4-like isoform X2 yields the protein MRNCSSAQLQSIRIPGDGSCLFRAVVHGSCLIRGKPAPSESLQKKLADELRDKVVDELIKRRKDTEWYLEDEFDRYVCQMRQKHVWGGEPELLMASHVLKMPITVYMLEKKSNDLKTIAEYGQEYGRQNTVYVLYHGYGHYDALKSNP from the exons ATGCGCAATTGCAGCTCTGCTCAACTGCAATCTATTC GTATACCTGGAGATGGCAGTTGTTTATTTCGGGCTGTGGTTCATGGTTCTTGTCTGATAAGAGGGAAGCCAGCTCCAAGTGAGAGTCTCCAAAAGAAACTTGCAGATGAACTTAGGGACAAG GTTGTTGATGAACTAATCAAGAGACGTAAAGATACTGAATG GTATCTTGAAGATGAGTTCGACAGATATGTCTGTCAGATGAGACAAAAACATGTTTGGGGTGGAGAACCTGAGCTTCTCATGGCCTCACATGTGCTAAA GATGCCCATCACAGTTTACATGCTTGAAAAGAAATCCAACGACCTCAAAACTATAGCAGAATATGGACAAGAGTATGGAAGACAGAATACAGTCTACGTTCTTTATCATGGCTATGGTCATTATGATGCATTGAAGAGCAATCCCTAG